A window of the Loxodonta africana isolate mLoxAfr1 chromosome 3, mLoxAfr1.hap2, whole genome shotgun sequence genome harbors these coding sequences:
- the LOC100676404 gene encoding olfactory receptor 7G2-like has translation METRNQTSVSEFLLLGLTEDLELQFLLFILFLSIYLVTVFGNLLIILAVGSDSHLHTPMYFFLSNLSFTDICFSTTTIPKMLVNLKAQNQSTTYGGCLTQVCFVLVFAALENFLLAAMAYDRYVAICHPLRYTVIMNPCLCGLLTLLSLFITTVDALIHSLLGLHLSFCIDPKIPYFFCEVIQVTKVACSDTLINNIFIYFAVSMLGGIPLFGIIFSYTQIVSSVLKMPSAGGKHKAFSTCGSHLSVVFLFYGTAFGAYISAAFIHSSRKTAVVSMMYTMVTPMMNPFIYSLRNKDRKGSLRKLVRSISAFH, from the coding sequence ATGGAAACTAGAAACCAAACAAGTGTTTCCGAATTCCTTCTCTTGGGACTAACAGAGGATCTGGAACTGCAGTTCCTCCTCTTTATCCTGTTTTTGTCCATATACCTGGTCACTGTCTTTGGAAACCTGCTTATCATCCTGGCTGTTGGGTCTGACTCTcacctccacactcccatgtacttctttctttccaatctctcCTTCACTGACATCTGTTTCAGCACAACCACGATCCCAAAGATGTTGGTGAACCTCAAAGCACAGAATCAGAGCACCACTTATGGAGGCTGCCTCACCCAGGTCTGCTTTGTCCTGGTTTTTGCTGCTTTGGAAAATTTTCTTCTTGCAGCAATGGCTTATGACCGCTACGTGGCCATTTGTCACCCACTGAGGTACACGGTCATCATGAACCCCTGCCTTTGTGGCCTGCTGACTCTGCTCTCTCTGTTCATTACCACTGTGGATGCCCTGATCCACAGCCTGTTGGGGTTGCACCTGTCTTTCTGTATAGATCCGAAAATCCCCTACTTCTTCTGTGAAGTTATTCAGGTCACCAAGGTTGCGTGCTCTGATACCCTCATCAATAAcatcttcatatattttgcagtTAGCATGTTGGGTGGCATTCCTCTGTTTGGGATTATTTTCTCTTATACCCAAATTGTGTCCTCCGTTTTGAAAATGCCATCAGCTGGTGGAAAGCATAAAGCTTTTTCTACCTGTGGATCTCACCTGTcagttgttttcttattttatggGACAGCTTTTGGTGCATATATTAGTGCTgcatttatccactcatccagaAAGACTGCAGTTGTTTCAATGATGTACACTATGGTCACTCCCATGATGAACCCCTTCATCTATAGCCTGAGAAACAAGGACAGGAAGGGATCCTTGAGGAAACTGGTCAGGAGCATATCTGCTTTTCATTGA
- the LOC100674299 gene encoding olfactory receptor 7G2-like, which yields MEPRNQTGVSEFPLLALTEDPEVQPLLFSLFLSIYLVTVLGSLLIILAVSSDPHLHTPVYFFLSTLSFTDICLSTTTIPKMLVNLQAQNQSITYAGCLTRVCFVMIFASLENFLLGMMAYDHYVAICHPLRYMVIMDSCFCGLLILVSLLVSIVDALLHSLMLLRLSFCTDLEMLYVFCEVFQVVKVACSEILTNNIILYFAASILGVVPFSGIIFSYTQIVSSILRMPSAGGKYKAFSTCGSHLSVVSLFYGTAFGAYVSTTFTHSSWKTAVASVMYTAVTPVMNPFIYSLRNRDVKGATRNLIRSTIAFQ from the coding sequence ATGGAACCTAGAAACCAAACAGGTGTTTCAGAATTCCCTCTCCTGGCACTGACAGAGGATCCCGAAGTGCAGCCTCTCCTCTTCAGCCTGTTCCTGTCCATATATCTGGTCACTGTCCTGGGAAGCCTGCTCATCATCCTGGCCGTCAGCTCTGAcccccacctccacacccccgtgtacttctttctttccactctctcctttACTGACATCTGTCTCAGCACCACCACGAtcccaaagatgctggtgaacctTCAAGCACAGAATCAGAGCATCACTTATGCAGGATGCCTCACCCGGGTCTGCTTTGTCATGATTTTTGCTAGTTTGGAAAATTTTCTTCTTGGAAtgatggcctatgaccactatgtggccatttgtcacCCACTGAGGTACATGGTCATCATGGACTCCTGCTTCTGTGGCCTGCTGATTCTAGTCTCCTTGCTCGTGAGCATTGTGGATGCCCTTCTCCACAGTCTGATGTTGTTGAGACTGTCCTTCTGCACAGACCTGGAAATGCTTTACGTATTTTGTGAAGTTTTTCAGGTCGTCAAAGTTGCCTGTTCTGAAATCCTCACCAATAACATCATCTTATATTTTGCAGCTAGCATACTGGGTGTTGTTCCCTtctctggaatcattttctcATATACTCAAATTGTCTCCTCCATTTTGAGAATGCCATCAGCAGGGGGAAAGTATAAAGCTTTTTCtacctgtgggtctcacctctcaGTTGTTTCCTTATTCTATGGGACAGCTTTTGGTGCATATGTAAGTACGACATTTACACACTCTTCTTGGAAGACCGCAGTAGCTTCAGTGATGTACACTGCGGTAACTCCCGTGATGAATCCCTTcatctacagcctgagaaacAGGGACGTGAAAGGAGCCACGAGGAACCTTATCAGGTCCACAATTGCTTTTCAGTGA
- the LOC135230644 gene encoding olfactory receptor 7G1-like, whose protein sequence is MHADGTTFVLFPSIPLILIPRCCLLTFECNYLIFSFRFISNMGPRNQTGVSEFILLALTEDPELRSLLFILFLSIYLLTVLGNLLIILAVSSDSQLHNPMYFFLSNLSFTDICFSTTTIPKMLVNLQGQNQSITYAGCLTQVCFVLVFGSLESFLLSVMAYDRYVAICHPLRYTAIINPRLCGLLTLVSLLISISDALFLSLMLLRLPFCTDLEIPYFFCEFVQVIKVACFEALINNIILYFAASILGALPFSGIIFSYTQIVSSILRIPSAGGKYKAFSTCGSHLSVVSLFYVSAFGTTFTHSSRKTAVASMLYTVVTPMMNPFIYSLRNRDIKGALGNIIRCTPAFQ, encoded by the coding sequence atgcATGCAGACGGTACCACCTTTGTATTATTCCCTTCCATTCCTCTCATTCTCATCCCAAGATGCTGCTTGCTGACCTTTGAATGCAATTACCTCATCTTTTCCTTCAGATTCATCAGCAATATGGGACCTAGAAACCAAACAGGTGTTTCAGAGTTTATTCTCCTGGCACTGACAGAGGATCCGGAACTGCGGTCCCTCCTCTTTATCCTGTTTCTGTCCATATATCTGCTCACAGTCCTGGGAAACCTGCTCATCATCCTGGCTGTCAGCTCTGACTCTCAACTTCACaaccccatgtacttttttctttccaatcTCTCGTTTACTGACATCTGTTTCAGCACCACCACGAtcccaaagatgctggtgaacctcCAAGGACAGAATCAGAGCATCACTTATGCAGGATGCCTCACCCAGGTCTGCTTTGTGCTGGTTTTTGGTAGTTTGGAAAGTTTTCTCCTTTcagtaatggcctatgaccgctatgtggccatttgtcacCCACTGAGATACACAGCTATCATAAATCCCCGCCTCTGTGGCCTGCTGACTCTAGTCTCCTTGCTCATTAGCATTTCAGATGCCCTGTTCCTCAGTCTGATGTTGTTGCGATTACCCTTCTGCACAGATCTGGAAATTCCTTACTTCTTCTGTGAATTTGTTCAGGTCATCAAAGTTGCCTGTTTTGAAGCCCTCATCAATAACATCATCTTATATTTTGCAGCTAGCATACTGGGTGCTCTTCCTTtctctggaatcattttctcTTATACTCAAATTGTCTCTTCCATTTTGAGAATACCTTCAGCAGGTGGAAAGTATAAAGCTTTTTCTACCTGTGGGTCTCACCTTTCAGTTGTTTCCTTATTCTACGTGTCAGCTTTTGGCACAACATTTACACACTCTTCTAGAAAGACTGCAGTAGCTTCAATGCTGTACACTGTAGTTACTCCCATGATGAACCCCTTcatctacagcctgagaaacAGGGACATAAAGGGAGCCTTGGGGAACATTATCAGGTGCACACCTGCTTTTCAGTGA